A genomic segment from Nicotiana tabacum cultivar K326 chromosome 7, ASM71507v2, whole genome shotgun sequence encodes:
- the LOC107829032 gene encoding uncharacterized protein LOC107829032, with protein MRCKKHLSDLSSSVGVCASCLRERLFALIAAQAQAQAQAQAQGQARAHVQQQLFHEDHRKSDSNPPPLVFPRSVSPYISRRKSDTTPWQFQHNSLPSIPDQRFYSTPQVGPNSTVIAAGHGPYKKKGYFRFFSGLFRSRTEKLDSDPRVSNFGDAYPASSSSPSWFTTILSGRRKKQSRTFSVEESTIGGHRRTCRNRDRGMSPARYSDDEEDEHCNGGSSGYSSESSKQTPRRTPAAQHGRRGKSSHNRNLTGMAFCLSPLVRASPSRNWNQKGMPPEMIFSGEIRVPTKPQLSTATSFCKNRSRKLADFGRFNPNH; from the coding sequence ATGAGGTGTAAAAAGCACCTTTCGGACCTGAGTAGCAGCGTCGGAGTCTGCGCTTCCTGCCTCCGTGAACGGCTCTTTGCGCTTATTGCCGCACAGGCCCAGGCCCAAGCCCAAGCCCAAGCCCAAGGTCAGGCGCGAGCTCACGTGCAGCAGCAGCTGTTTCACGAGGATCATCGGAAATCTGATAGCAATCCTCCGCCGCTGGTGTTTCCGCGCTCCGTTTCCCCGTATATTTCTCGCCGGAAATCTGATACGACGCCGTGGCAATTCCAGCACAATTCGCTTCCCTCTATTCCAGATCAAAGATTTTACAGTACTCCacaagtgggtcccaacagtacggTAATTGCTGCTGGTCATGGGCCTTATAAGAAGAAAGGTTATTTTAGATTTTTCTCGGGTCTGTTTAGATCCAGGACGGAGAAACTAGATTCGGATCCTAGGGTTTCGAATTTCGGCGATGCTTACCCGGCGTCGTCTTCTTCACCGTCGTGGTTCACAACGATTCTCTCCGGTCGTCGGAAAAAGCAGTCGCGCACGTTTTCTGTAGAAGAATCGACGATCGGAGGTCATCGGAGGACGTGTCGTAATCGCGATCGAGGAATGTCTCCGGCTCGATATTCGGACGATGAGGAAGACGAACATTGTAACGGCGGATCGAGCGGGTACTCGTCGGAGTCGTCGAAACAGACTCCGAGGAGAACACCGGCAGCTCAACATGGCCGGCGAGGTAAATCGAGTCATAATCGGAACCTCACCGGGATGGCGTTTTGCTTGAGTCCTTTAGTGCGTGCGAGCCCGAGCAGAAATTGGAATCAGAAGGGAATGCCGCCGGAAATGATATTCTCCGGCGAGATAAGAGTACCAACAAAGCCTCAGCTTTCCACAGCGACGTCCTTTTGCAAGAACAGATCGAGGAAGCTTGCCGATTTCGGAAGGTTCAATCCCAACCATTGA